CGGCAACAAGATGAGTAAGAGCAAGGGAAATGTCATCGACCCTGACGAACAAGTAGAGCGAGTCGGTGCAGACACGGTAAAGATGTATCTCGCTTTTATGGGGCCATATGGGGAGACCGCGAACTACCCGTGGGACATGGGCGGCATTGCTGGTCTCCGCCGCTTCCTCGAGCGTGTATACGGACTAAGCGAACACATTACTGAAAATGAACCGGCCGCGATCACCTCATTGCTTCACAAGACAATCAAAAAAGTCGATGACGACATCAAGAACTTCAAGTTCAACACTGCCATCAGCGCTATGATGATCTTGGTCAACGACATCGAGAAGCAGGGGATTGGAAAAGAATCGTACGAGCTGTTCCTTCGTATGCTGGCGCCGTTTGCACCGCATGTAACCGAAGAGCTCTGGCAGGCGGCTGGAAATTCGTCGAGTATTCACTCGACTGAATTTCCAGCCTTCGACCCCGACCTCGCCAAAGACAAGGAGGTTACCATCGGGGTGCAGATCAATGGTAAGGTCCGCGGCGATATCACCGTTTCACCAGAGGCGACCGAGGTAGAAGTGATGGCAACAGTCGCTGAAAACCATTCACTCCAGGCACGTATCAAAGACGCACAGATCCGCAAGATCATCTACGTTCCTGGCCGCATATTGAACCTTGTGGTTTCTGAGTAGTGTGGTACACTCAGGGTGTTGACCAATTTGAACGGACATGTTATAAATTCGACCACGCATTGAAGACTGAGCAAACAAAACCCAATTTTCCGAATTAATATTATGATTTCATTTAAACCAAAACAGATTACAAAAGCCCTTTTGGAGGTATTGCCTGAACGAGCACGTGACGTGCTTGAGAAGCGCTACGGCCTTGGAAAGGACGGTGATACATTCACCCTCGAAGCGATCGGACAGTCGTACGGAATCACCCGTGAACGCGTTCGCCAGATCGAAAACTACGGCATTCAGTCTATTCAAAAGTCTGAGGTCTATAAGAAGCACTACGAGCTCTTCATTGAGCTCCAGAAGCTGATCGATCAGCTTGGTGGTGGTCTCATTGCAGAGCAGGTCTTGCTCGACGAACTGTCTAGCGACGCTGCCACTCGCAACCACTTGTACTTCCTCCTTGTCGTCGGAGATCCGTTCTACAAGAGCAAGGAAAACCCAAACTACACACACCGGTGGTACACCGAGCGTAAAGTAGCTGATGTGGTTGAAAAGGCTCTTCAGAATGTCTACAAGAGCCTCAATCGAGACGAACTTGTCTCTGAACATGAAATCATCAATCGTTTCCGTGCTGAGCTTGCTGATGTAGCAGATGCTCACAACGAAGACGTGCTCAAGCGTTGGCTCCAGATCTCAAAGCAGATCAGCAGCAACCCACTCGGCGACTGGGGTCCAGCTGACAGTCCAAATGTTCGCGTTAAGGGTATTCGCGACTACGCCTATCTCGCCGTGAAGCGCCATGGTTCACCAATGCACTTCCGTGAGGTAGCCTCAGCTATTAATGAACTCTTTGGGCACAAGGCACACGTTGCTACCACCCATAACGAGCTCATCAAGGATTCTCGTTTTGTCCTCGTTGGTCGCGGTCTCTACGCACTCACTGAGTGGGGATACACCGCCGGAGTCGTTAAGGACGTACTCCGCGAGATCCTCGCTACCGAAGGTCCACTCTCTCGAGAGGAGATCATCGATAAGGTCCGCAAGGAACGTTACGTGAAAGACAATACTATTCTCGTAAACCTCCAGGACACCAACCTCTTCAAGAAATTGGCAAACGGTACCTACGCACTTGCTGAGTAAGCACCACGTCACAAACGGCCGGCTGGGCATTAGCCCAGCCGGCCGTTTGTTATGGTGTACAATACTGATACATGGGAGGAATCATCAAAACGATATTCGGTGCCATCATGATACCGCTCTTTTTGTTTTTAGCGCTCAGCTTCATGTTCTTTGTCGTGTCCATGACCGGCACAGACCTTGAACCGATTCTCAGTATCATCGTTGCCACCAGCCCAATCTGGCTCCCGTACACACTTTTCTACATTACCTTCGAAATGTGGATGTGGTCTGTCGGTGAGAAATTCAAATACCAAAATGGACGGAGCACCCTCCGCATCAAACTCCCACAGGAAGTACTCAAATCTCCAGAAGCGATGGAAAGTGTTCTTACCCAGGTACACAACGTCAACAGTCCGGATAACTACATGCAAACATACCTGGACGGCAAGCGACCACTCACACTCAGTCTTGAACTTGTATCGATCGGTGGTGATGTACGCTTTTACATCAACTGCCCGACCAAGAAGATCAAGAATGCGCTTGAAGCACAGCTCTATGCACAGTATCCAGGAATTGAAGTCACCGAAGAATTGGTCGACTACGCAGCTGAGGTGGTATGGGATAAAGACAAGTGGGAACTGATCTCTTTCCACATCCTCAAGAAGAGCAAGACCAGAGATGATGATGTCTTTCCGATCAAAACATATATCGATTACGGTCTCGATAAGCAACCAAAGGAGGAGCTCAAGTTTGAACCAATGGCACCGATCCTCGAACACCTGGGGAGCGCCAAGCCACATGAGCGTGTCTGGATCCAGATACTCTGTACACCACACGCAAAGAAAACTCTTAAAACAGGTAGTTTAAGCAAGCAAGATACCTGGGAAAAAAGCGCGGCTAAGAAGATCAATGAAATGATGGGGCGCGATGACAAGCGCATGAGTGTCGCTGGTGAAGAAACTGACACGCGCCCAATGCTCACTATGGGTGAGCGAGATGTGATCGCATCGATCGAGCGAAATACCAGCAAGTACGCGTATTCGGTGGGCATTCGTGCCATGTACATCACTCAAACAGGCAAATTCAATCCTGACATGATAAGTCCGATGCTTCGTGGTTTCGGACAATTCGACATGATCGGACGAGCCAACCTTGGTCCAATGTGGCGCACAGACTTCGACTACAATTTCTTCCAAGATTTCACTGGGCAGCGCAAGATCCGCATGAAGCGCAATGAACTCGAGTACTACAAGGCGCGCTACTATACCGAAGGTGACAAAAAGAACCTGGTTGACCGTGAGCGCATTATGTCGGTAGAGGAGCTGGCAACCATTTACCATATCCCTGGAACCTCAGTTATCACCCCAGGTGTTGGGCGAGTCGAAAATACTCGCCGCGAAGCACCAGCCAATCTACCGATCGGCGAGTTGCCAACTTAGCTATGTCAGAAGAACGAGTCAACTTTCACCCGAACACTATGGAACCAAGTTCAGCCAAGATTCGTCGGGTGCACTGGATATTTAAGCTCCTGGCCATGATTGTCATCCTCGGTGCATGTACACTTGGCGTTCTATACTGGTATCTCAATAGGCTAAACCAGCCACCAGTACTATTTCCTATTGATCAAGCGGTGACCATTGAACAAGGCATGAATGTTAATGCGATCACTGAGATGCTTGCAGAAAAGCATATTGTTCAATCTAAGGCCTTACTGTACTACATCATACTGCTCTTCCATGATCCTACAGACATTAAGGCAAGCACGTATGTGTTTGAACACCCACTTACAACGGGCGAAATTGCACTACAACTCACGCAGGGTGACTTCGATACAGATCTTGTACGCTTCACACACATAGAAGGTGAACGAGCAACAATGATCGCAGCCCGTGCTGCTGATGTACTACCGAATTTTAATCCCTCTAATTTCATTGCCGAAGCTGAGCCTCTGGAAGGTAGGTTGTATCCTGACACTTATTTTATTCCAGCAGATTACACCGATAAGCAACTTCTAACACTTTTGTTGGAGACCTTCGACGAAAAAACTGCGCCTCTTGAAGCGCAAGTCGCGTCATCCTCACTTTCTTTTGACGAAATTCTAGTCCTTGCCTCCATTATTGAACGTGAAGCAAACACCCCAGAATCTATGCGCCTGGTGTCGAGTGTACTGCAGAACCGCCTGGAAATAGACATGGCCCTACAAACAGACGCTTCCATAGAATACATCCTCGACAAACCACTTTCTGAACTTACTCCTGAAGATCTAGAAATTAACTCCTTATACAACACTTACCTCTATCCTGGGTTACCTCCAACACCAATTGGCAATCCTGGCCTTGATGCGATCATGGCCGTTCTCGAACCAGCAGAGAGTGAATATTTCTACTACATCACAGATAACGAAGGAGTGTTCCATTTTTCTGAGACATACAACCAACATTTGCGAAATATCGACCTCTATCTCAAATGATCAAAAAGGCGCCCTTCGGGCGCCTTTGGCTACTTTTACTCTGCCGGTGCTTCTTCTGCTTCCTTGAGGTACTTTTCGATATAGTACTCGCAGACAGTTCGAAACACATTTTCCTTCCTGAGTGCACTATCGCCTTTCCCAAGATTCGTGATCGGCGTAACACCACTACAGATCTTCTCGTCCCAGTCCATGAGCTCGACGAGCTTGACTCCTTTGAGAATTCTCTCAAGCTCCATGAAGTCCATTGACTGAAGTCGCCACAGACGATTCCAGAACTGGAGAAATTGTCCGTCAGTCAGACTGTTTGACCTCTCGAGCACATCGAGAGCTGTCAACATGCCTTGCATCAGCGCGGCGCGAATGATCGGCGAGCTCTGTGCTTGTACGAACAAAAGTTTACTGATCGGTTTCAATACGCACCTCCTAGAGTGCAGTGGGAAAACTAGCTGTAAGTATGAATACAATATTTTTACTTGTGAGTCAACATGTGCTAGTCTGGGCGGATGCAACAGAAGGAAACCGTGTTTGTCGGACTTTCGGGAGGAGTTGATTCGTCGGTAGCGGCCGCGCGCCTTTTGGCGCGCGGCTACGAGGTAGTCGGCGTCTTCATCAAAGTCTGGCATCCTGATTTCATGGTCTGCAATTGGGAACAAGAACGACTCGACGCTATGCGCGTTGCTGCACATCTTGGTATTCCTTTTCTCACCTGTGATGCCGAAGCGGCGTATCGTGACGAAGTAGCTCAATATTTTATTGAAGAATACCGAGCCGGACGCACGCCAAACCCCGATGTAATGTGCAACCAGCACGTTAAGTTTGGCGCATTCTTACGCTTTGCAAAAGAAAAAGGTGCCACCTACATTGCCACTGGGCACTACGCACAACGCGTAGATGGTGAGCGCGGCCCCGAGCTACATCGTGGAGTAGATAGCGGTAAAGATCAAACATACTTCCTCTGGAGCCTCGGAGATGAGCAGCTCGGGGCCGCGCTTTTCCCAGTCGGTGACACACCAAAAGAGCAAATTCGCAAAGAAGCTGAGCAGCTCGGCATACCAGTTGCAGACAAGAAAGACAGCCAGGGCATCTGTTTTCTTGGCCACGTCGATATTCCAGAGTTCCTCTCGCACTACATCGATCTTGAACCTGGCAATGTTTTGAGTGAACAAGGTGAGGCGATCGGAACACACAAAGGCGCGCTGGTGTACACTCTTGGCCAGCGACACGGCTTTACTTTAAACACACATGACACAAGCCGCCACGCGATGTTTGTGACCAGTCGAGATATTGAAAATAACACCATTACCGTAGGGGAGGCGCGGCCTTCGGCCGCGCCTCATGGCACCATCACCCTCACCAACACCACCCTTCGCTCACCCCTTTCACCAGGCAATCAGATCGAAGCGCAGTTCCGTTACCGCCAAACCCCATTTAAAATTGAGATAATCAGTGTAGGCGAGAACGAACTAGCACTTAAAACTCTTGAATCAACCGAGCAACCAGCAGCGGGTCAATCTTGTGTCTTATACGAAGGTCAACACTGCCTTGGCGGTGGTACAGTACTGTAACTATTGATTTTCTGTAATTTTATGTTATAGTAATCGTGTACAGTACACCACACTAGGAGACAACTAATGTCACAAGCTGCAATCAAGTATAGCGTCGCCACCAGCGAACAGATCCAGCAGATTCTCAAGCTCAGCGAGGGAGCTGTCCTGAAGGTCATCAACGACGAGATCGAGTTGACCGAGGAGGAGGCTCAGATGCTCCTCCAGCATGGCGAAAGCTTCGCTCGTGCCATGCAGGAAGAAGCAAGGCACATGATCCGCAAACTGATCGGCGCGTAACGCAGTATCCAACGGCGACCCACAAGGGCCGCCGTTTTTAATTACACTGAGATGCTATGATAGTGGCATGTCAGTTCTCATCACTAAAGCCGATGGTACTACCGAGTATTTTAAGGTAGAAAAACTGCGCCGTTCACTTCGCCGTGCTGGTGCCAGTCCTGATGAGATAAACGAGATCATAGCTGATGTCGACAAGACACTTGTCGATGGCATCCGCACTCAAGAGATCTATCGTCACGCCTTTGATCTTCTCCGTCGCAGCAGGCCACCAGCCGCTGCTCGCTACTCACTCCGGCGCGCACTCTTTAGTCTCGGACCTACCGGCTTTCCATTTGAGTCATTCTTAGCTAGACTCTTTCAACAAGACGGTTACACCACCAAGACTGGCATTACTATTCAAGGCAAGTGCGCACCACACGAGATCGATGTCGCAGCCTATCGAGACGACCACAGTTTTGTGGGAGAAGCTAAATTCCACGCGAGGCCAGGAATCAAATCCGATCTGCAGGTTGCCATGTATTCCTACGCACGCCTGCTCGACCTCAAAAATGCGCAGGTCTGCCAAGATGACACCTGTGGCATCAAAGAATTCTGGCTCATTACCAACACTAAATTTACGACTACGGCTCAGAACTACGGTAACTGCGTTGGTCTCAAAATGTTGAGTTGGGATTATCCAAAGCACGGCAACCTACACGATCGTATCCAGGACACCGGGATCTACCCGATCACTGTCCTACAAAACCTCAATGCTGCTCAAGCTGAAATGCTTATCTCACGCGACATCATTCTTTGTCGGGAACTGATCCAAAATGAGCACATTTTAAGACATTTGCACCTCTCAAAACGTAAACATGAGGCGCTAATACAAGAAGCAAAAGATGTGATGGACGGTCGTGCATAAGCTTCATTTCTCATATTCTGTCAATGTTTCGGGCTGTTTTGCCTATGATATACTCACTGCATTACTTAATTCAGCAAATCATTTACTTTTTGTATGGCAGAAGAAACACAGCAAGACGGACAGAAGACCCTCGTGGCATTTGTCGTCGGTCTCCTTATTGGTGGAATGTTGGTTTGGGCGTTTTCTGGCCCAGACGCAAGCGCACCTGCAACTGACAATACAGGCAGCGACACCGAAGAGACAACTCGCACAGAAGACACTGAAAAGACACCAGAGACCACAAACAATACCGGGAACACAGCGGCTCCGGTAGTGGAAACACCAGTACTTGAAGTTGGTAACGGTGCAGTCAGCGTACCTGACCAGCCAGCTAGTGCTTCTGTTACGCTTGAGAGCGCTACCTACCCAGTAAGTGAAGGATGGATCGGTGTACGTGAGTACAACAATGACCAGCTCGGATACATCCTTGGTGTTGTTCGCTTCAGCGAATCACAAGGCCTTGTACCAGAAGAAATTACGCTTCAGCGATCAACCACCGCTGGTAACCGCTACGCGGTCGTGATCTTCACTGAAGACGGAGACTTCGACTTCAGCCTCGCGGGCGATGTACAGATCGACCAGATCTTCGACACCTTCATCGCACAGTAATTGCTGAAATGCCCTCAGGCACGAAAAAACCGGACATCCGTCCGGTTTTTTCGCGCCAGCTTCTCACAATGGTATACTTCCACCATGGCCGAATATACATACAAATACAACCCGAACCGCAACGCCAAATGGAACTATGGTGGCGAAAACTGGAAACTCTCACGCAGTAAGATCGACTTTTTCTACGAATGTCCACGCTGTTTTTATCTCGATAATGTCCTCGGTACCAAACGACCCGGCTTCCCGAGCTTTAATCTCAACATCGCAGTGGATGAACTCTTTAAAAAAGAGTTCGACGTCCACCGCGCCGCCGGCACCAAACACCCGATCTGCGAAAAATACAAAGTAAACGCAGTGCCATTTCAGCATGCCAAAATGGATGAGTGGCGGGATCCGTTTGTCGGTATTATGCATACCCACGAATCTACCGGACTAGTAGTAAGCGGGGGAGTCGACGATATTTGGATCACTCCTGAAGGCAAGTTGATCATCGTTGACTACAAGTCAACTTCAAAGGAAGGCACAATCGACAAGCTCGGCGACAGCCCATGGGAACAGCAGTACACGAGGCAGCTAGGCGTGTATCGTTGGCTTCTTGAAAAGAACGGCTTCAAGGTGGAAGACACCGGCTATCTGGTGTATGCCAATGCCAGCAAGGACGAGGCAGGCTTTGACGACAAACTTGTCTTCGAAACCACCCTGGTCCCGGTAGAAACCAGCGTCAAATGGATCGAACCAGCTCTCGAGAAGATCAAAGCCTGCCTTGAACAAAAGAACCTCCCACCAAAAGGCGACTCCTGTGAATTCTGCCCATATAGAGAGGCGGCTGGGAAGAAGTTGCAGGCAGTGCATTTCGCAAACAAGTAAACATGATCGACTTCACTGAACGGGTACGAGCAGTAGTTAAAGCCATTCCTGTAGGCAAGGTAATGACCTACGCCGAAGTCGCAGCGGTAGCGGGAAATCCCAAAGCCGCCCGGGCGGTCGCCAATATCATGGCGAGGAATTTTGATCCAGAGATACCGTGTCACCGCGTGATACGCTCTGACGGACGCCCGGGCGGTTATAATCGAGGCGGTGAGAAAGTAAAGCAAGCATTACTCGAAGAAGAGAGAGCGTCTAGCAATTTCCGGCAGGAAAAGGCCGGAAATTGAGACGTAAATTCGTAATAGTCGGCTTCGCCTCGTTTACTCATTTAAACCGAGGTGGTGAAGAAGCCAAGCGAAAACTCTTGGAGAAAGAAGGGGTCGTGCTATAGAATAGTCCTATATGCAGTCTTCATACAAGAAAGACCGAGTCGAGATGATGATCACGAATCTCAAAAGTGAGTACGATCGACTCAACCACTCAAAAATGCGCGCACAGCGCGACGAACAGTTCGAGATCGAGCGTATTCGTCGTGAGTTTGCACAAAAGATCAAAGCTATGGAACAACGCCAAGACATGATCCAAAACGAACTCCGCCAGAAAGAACAGGAACTGAAGCATATCGAATTGCGCGAGCGAGAAACCGCGACCACCGCAGTCTCACCAGGACAAGCAGCCAAGGAGCGCCGTTTACATCCACATCTATAACCCTTTGCTTATGTATACGTACAAGATCGAACAAGCCATCAAAGCCGCTGCACTCCTGCATCAGGATCAGCTGCGGAAAGGTGACATTGGTCTGCCGTATATTACACACCTCATGGCGGTCATGATGATCCTTCGCGACTACACCACCGACGAAGACACACTGGTCGCAGCCCTACTGCACGACACGCTTGAAGATACTGACTACACGATTGAAGAGCTGCAGGAAGATTTCGGAAAGACAGTGGCGCAATATGTAGAAACCGTGACAGAGCAGCGCAATGAAAGCAGCGGTAAACTCGAGTGGGCAGAGATCAAAAAAGCATACGCCAAACAGCTCAAGAAAGGTCCTGAGCAAGCAGTCATGATCGCCGCGGCAGACAAGATCCACAACCTCCGTTCCATGGTCGAAGACTACTACGATAATCACGACGGTTTCCTGCGTGAATTTGGCACAAATCTTGACTCCCGCCTCGAGGCTTATCAAAGTATCGCCAATGCTATCAATAGTCGCATCTCTGATGGTATAGTGCATGAGTTCAACAACACATTTTCAGCCTATAAAGAATTCCTTCTCGATGTCCAAGAAAGTCTCAACTAAGCCACGAACCATTTCTGGTTATCTCTATGAAAAAACGGTTGGTGATATTGAAGTATATAAATTGAAGAGCAATGACCTGCGCGTGCTGTATTTGCACCGACCAGACACCGGCACGGTCACAAACAACCTAACCTACCTGGTCGGTGCGCGTGACGAAGTACGAGGTGAAACCGGGCTCGCACACATGCTCGAGCATATGTTGTTTAAGCCGACCAAATACGACAACCAGCATCGCATCAAGGAAGGATCCGCGATGCATTTTGAGCGGGTCACAGGTGCTATTTTGAATGCTAACACCTGGAAAGACCGCACCACGTACTACTTCAGCGCCCCGACCGCACTCTTTGACGAGATGTTGCGCATCGAGGCTGACCGAATTGAAAATGTTGTGCTGACCGATGACGTATTTAAGCCAGAGCAGGGCAATGTGCTAAGTGAGTACGACATGTACAACGGGGACCCACACTTCGCGCTTGCCGAGCAGATGTGTAGCACTGCATATCTTTCACATCCGTATGGCCACGAAACACTTGGCTACCGTGAAGATATCGAGGATTTCACCGCTGAAAAACTTGAGCGCTTTTATCGCAACTACTATCGTCCAGACAACGCAACGTTGATGGTGGTGGGTGATGTTGACCGAGTCACCGTACTCGAAGCTATCAAAAAACACTTTGCTGGCATCAAAAATCCAAACACCCCGATACCACGTCACACAATCCGCGAACCAAAACAAGAAGGAACTCGACGGATCACAATTGAGCGACCCTCGACCACCAACATCGTCTCGATCGGCTTCAAGCACCCCGGCTTTCCAAGCAAGGAGTGGTTCACTACTCAGGTGATGCTCGATGTGCTAGCAGGTGGTCCTGAAAGCATCCTTCACAAGCTGCTTGTCGACACCGGCCGAGCAGCAAGCGCAGACACCATGTGTGAACCTACCTCAGAAGAAAACCTAGGCACTCTCAGTATTACGCTTTCACCTACGGAGTCACACGCAACCATTGAAGCAGATGTACTAGCTGCGATAGAGAAGATCAGTCAGAAAGATATCACAGCGCTCGTCACCAAAGCCAAGGCCAACATGATCACCGACGAGCTCTTTGGGCGCACTGACTCACTAAAGATCGTAAATGAGCTCACCGAATACGTTGCTGCTCGTGATCTCGAGGCCTACACCAAAACTGCCGAGATCCTTGCGTCGATCACCCCAAAAGACGTCTTTGCGCGCTTAAAAGCATCCTTTATCAACACCAATCTAACCATTGGCTACTTTATTGGCAAGCAGTAATCGTATGCACTATCACATTGACCGACAAGAAGCATTTTCGCTCGGCTCTATCGAAGCTACCGATGAAGGTGTTGTGCTCGCGCATCTGAGCGTAGACACTCACACTGACAACAGTGTACTTGAGCAAGCATTACACTACATGTATCCTGATGCACTTCTTTCTGGTGCTGGTTCGTACTCTCGGGAAAAATTCCTACACGAAGTAAACATGCTCGGAGCAAGCATCAATACAAGTATCTCAAACGGCATACTACAGATCACCCTCCGCAGCACTAGCGTCGTATTCCCAAAGCTTCTGAAGCTAGTCGAAGTCATGCTCACTAAGCCGACTTTTGCCACTAGCGAGCTAGCCCGTATCCGCACCACTACCGCCAATGAGCTGCATATAAAACAAGAAAATAGTAGCGCTCTTGCCCATGAAGCAATGCGTAATGCAATGTATAGCACAACGGACCGCCGCTTCAGTGCGTCACCACAAGTTCTTACGAGCACCCTTCAAAAAGTCACTCAGAAGGATCTGCAGCGATTCCATGAGTCAGTCTTGGCGGCAAGCTGGACCTGCAGCATCGCTGGAACTAAAGAAAATATCAGTGATCTCAGCAAACTCGTGCGCAAGCTCAAGAAGGGCGAAGCGACACTCATCACCAGCGCACACAAGCAGAAAGCCACGACCAATAAGGTCTTACTGACCAACATTCCGAGTCGCAGCAACATCGACTTTAGCATTGGCGTGCCAATTCCGATCACCATTCACCACCCAGACTATCTGCCGCTTATGTTTGGACTTGGTGTACTGTCCATCCCTGGCTTTGCTGGCCGCCTCATGAATACTGTGCGAGACAAGGAAGGACTCACGTACGGTATCTATGGGTATCTGGAGAGTTTTTCTGGTACAGAACAAGGCTACGCGAGAATCGTAACCTTCTTCAATCCGCCACAAACCATCCAAGGTATCACCTCAACCTTTCGTGAGATCAAGAAGATCTACGAGTCTGGCATCACGGCGGCAGAATTTGACCGCTTTCAGACCATCTTCACTACGAAGCAAAGCCTGCTCCAAGACTCACTCTTGCGCCAGCTCGCTGACTTACATAGCTACAATGTGCATGGCTTTACGGTAGACGAGATCGCTGCTCACAAAGCCAAACTCGCCAACATAACCCGAAAAGAGGTAAACGATGCGATCAAAAAGTATCTAGACCCAACCAGGTTCATTATCAGTGGTGCCGGACCAACTAAAGCCTCGGAGAAAGACTTGCGAAAATTCGTAAGTACCCTCACTAAAGGATAACCCAAACCTCGTCGGCAGCCACCCAGCACAACGCATTTTCCACTAAAATAGACTCAACCGAGCCTGCCTGAAACTCGATCCTGACATCGCCACTTTTGATACGAGTGATGTATTCAGCATGGCCGCGCATGATCTGCTCCATACCACGAACCGTAGGCAAAACCACACTTCGCAGTTCTTCATAGGTCTTAGTTTCGGTTGGACTAGTGATCACACAACGCATAAACACTATTTAGGTAACGCACCGATCATGTATAGCTCATCAAGCGACACATCATCGCAGGCGCCAGAAAGGATCTGCTCACAGCCAGTGAGCGTATCCTCTAGAGAAACCGAGACTCCTTTGTGACCACTGAAGTGCTCAGTCACGAAGAGTGGCTGAGTGAGGAAACGTTGCATGCGCTCGGCTCTTTTTGCCGCCAACTGATCGGCCTTTGGCAGTTCTTCAATACCTAAAATTGCAATGATGTGTGAGAGCTCTTCGTACTTTTGGTACAAAGCACGGATATCAGTCGCGATCTCATAGTGTCGCGCACCAACGATCTCTTCATCAAGCGCATGTGCACTCGAACGAAGCACATCAACTGCCGGATAGACGCCTTTCGCCGCAATGTCTCGCGAAAGTACGATCGAAGTATCAAGGTGGGAAAAGATCGCGGCAACGGCCGGGTCAGTGATGTCGTCAGCTGGGACGTACACCGTCTGCAGGGAAGTGATATGTCTACGGCCGTTGCCGCGAATTCGTTCCTGCAAGCGTGAGATCTCGTACTCAAGTGTCGCTTGATACCCAAGCTCTGATGGCACATGCCCGAGCATAGCGCCCACTTCCATTCCAGCCATGGCGTGACGGAAGATATTGTCAATAAAAAGAAAGACGTCTTTATCAAGCTCATCACGAATGTACTCTGCCACAGTCACCGCCGCGAGGCCAGCGCGCGCTCGGACACCTGGACTCTTGTCCATCTCGCCAAAATAGAGAGCGGTCTTCTCCATGATCTTAAGATCACGCAAAATAGTAATGAGATCGTTACCTTCACGAATGCGCTCACCAATACCCGCAAAGACCGCCGCTCCTTCATCCGAAAGCGCGCTGTTATGAATAAGCTCAGTAATCAGCACCGTCTTACCCACGCCCGCACCACCAAAGAGTCCCACCCGATCATTGAAGCGAAACGGGGTCAGTACATCAATGACTTTAATACCTGTCTCCAATATGCCGTATTCATTGGCTGACTCAACCCGACTCCAGGCAGCAGGCTGTGCATGCAGTGATCGACTTTCCCGTAGG
Above is a window of Candidatus Nomurabacteria bacterium DNA encoding:
- a CDS encoding insulinase family protein — encoded protein: MHYHIDRQEAFSLGSIEATDEGVVLAHLSVDTHTDNSVLEQALHYMYPDALLSGAGSYSREKFLHEVNMLGASINTSISNGILQITLRSTSVVFPKLLKLVEVMLTKPTFATSELARIRTTTANELHIKQENSSALAHEAMRNAMYSTTDRRFSASPQVLTSTLQKVTQKDLQRFHESVLAASWTCSIAGTKENISDLSKLVRKLKKGEATLITSAHKQKATTNKVLLTNIPSRSNIDFSIGVPIPITIHHPDYLPLMFGLGVLSIPGFAGRLMNTVRDKEGLTYGIYGYLESFSGTEQGYARIVTFFNPPQTIQGITSTFREIKKIYESGITAAEFDRFQTIFTTKQSLLQDSLLRQLADLHSYNVHGFTVDEIAAHKAKLANITRKEVNDAIKKYLDPTRFIISGAGPTKASEKDLRKFVSTLTKG
- a CDS encoding F0F1 ATP synthase subunit beta; this encodes MSKVIGTVTAVRGGVIEITCIDGVPPARSLLVTVEQQSLLEVVEQVTNDTIRAVALSRFSYVERGESVMVQESSVQIAVGPDILGHAYNIFGEPIDGSRVDLRESRSLHAQPAAWSRVESANEYGILETGIKVIDVLTPFRFNDRVGLFGGAGVGKTVLITELIHNSALSDEGAAVFAGIGERIREGNDLITILRDLKIMEKTALYFGEMDKSPGVRARAGLAAVTVAEYIRDELDKDVFLFIDNIFRHAMAGMEVGAMLGHVPSELGYQATLEYEISRLQERIRGNGRRHITSLQTVYVPADDITDPAVAAIFSHLDTSIVLSRDIAAKGVYPAVDVLRSSAHALDEEIVGARHYEIATDIRALYQKYEELSHIIAILGIEELPKADQLAAKRAERMQRFLTQPLFVTEHFSGHKGVSVSLEDTLTGCEQILSGACDDVSLDELYMIGALPK